The following coding sequences lie in one Gemmatimonadota bacterium genomic window:
- a CDS encoding sigma-70 family RNA polymerase sigma factor has protein sequence MNDPTSNPPPTDAERRAAFEREALPHLDAVYRFALRLEGSAAAAEDLVQETYLRGFRAWDQYTLGTKVKSWLFTICRNVFLRSRERSKRHDEILEESTDRSPDDLSRENPVFAASQDRDPEGAFFASFVDASVMEAIDELQEEYRTAVVLSDVQGMSYGEIAEVMGVPVGTVKSRLFRGRRQLQEKLYAYAVEMGYIPPSATKEA, from the coding sequence GTGAACGACCCCACCTCCAACCCGCCACCTACCGACGCGGAGCGCCGGGCCGCGTTCGAGCGGGAAGCGTTGCCCCACCTGGATGCGGTCTACCGGTTCGCGCTTCGCCTGGAGGGCTCCGCGGCAGCCGCCGAAGACCTCGTACAGGAGACCTATCTGCGGGGCTTCCGGGCTTGGGACCAGTACACGCTGGGAACCAAGGTGAAGAGCTGGCTCTTCACCATCTGCCGGAACGTGTTCCTGCGGAGCCGGGAGCGATCCAAGCGACATGACGAGATCCTGGAGGAGAGCACGGATCGCTCGCCGGACGATCTGTCCCGGGAGAATCCGGTGTTCGCCGCCTCCCAGGACCGCGATCCGGAGGGCGCGTTCTTCGCCTCGTTCGTGGACGCATCCGTCATGGAGGCGATCGACGAGCTTCAGGAGGAATACCGAACGGCCGTGGTGTTGTCCGACGTGCAGGGCATGAGCTACGGCGAGATCGCCGAAGTCATGGGCGTTCCGGTGGGGACGGTGAAGAGCCGTCTGTTTCGTGGGCGCAGACAGCTTCAGGAGAAGCTCTACGCCTACGCGGTGGAGATGGGATACATCCCGCCCTCCGCGACCAAGGAGGCATGA
- a CDS encoding CPBP family intramembrane glutamic endopeptidase: protein MILLEIAALALLLLLLPLGSSRQLRHLDPSVLRRIPAYLESMVAIGAIGALGLWLGERRWGLAGLGLAPVAGWSLTVGRALVLTGVAILVLEAFDRWRVRSGRAESAYVQALMPRSGAEKGVFAALSIMAGVGEEIAYRGFALLLVSAWTGSLALATVVTALAFGWVHAYQGTFGRVRAAVLGGGLTLPVLLGWGLWPAILAHTFIDWIGGLVLGSRWIEEPPPENAEAEWRST from the coding sequence ATGATTCTGCTCGAGATCGCGGCGCTGGCTTTGCTGCTGCTCCTGTTGCCCCTCGGCTCCAGCCGCCAGCTCCGACATCTGGATCCCTCCGTGCTGCGTCGCATTCCGGCGTACCTGGAGTCCATGGTCGCCATCGGGGCCATCGGAGCTCTGGGCCTGTGGCTCGGCGAACGGCGCTGGGGGCTCGCAGGCTTGGGCCTGGCACCGGTGGCGGGATGGTCGCTCACGGTGGGTCGCGCCCTGGTGCTCACGGGAGTCGCGATCCTGGTGCTGGAAGCCTTCGACCGCTGGAGGGTCCGCTCCGGGCGCGCGGAGAGCGCGTATGTCCAGGCCCTCATGCCAAGGAGTGGCGCTGAGAAGGGCGTCTTCGCCGCTCTCTCCATCATGGCCGGAGTGGGGGAGGAGATCGCCTATCGTGGCTTCGCCCTTCTGCTTGTGAGTGCCTGGACGGGGTCGTTGGCGCTGGCCACCGTGGTGACGGCCCTGGCGTTCGGCTGGGTCCATGCGTACCAGGGGACCTTCGGACGGGTGCGGGCGGCGGTGCTGGGCGGCGGGCTGACCCTCCCCGTGCTGCTGGGTTGGGGCCTGTGGCCAGCCATTCTCGCCCACACCTTCATCGATTGGATCGGCGGGTTGGTTCTCGGTTCTCGTTGGATCGAGGAGCCGCCGCCGGAGAACGCGGAAGCGGAATGGAGATCGACCTAG